In a single window of the Photobacterium profundum SS9 genome:
- a CDS encoding nitric oxide reductase activation protein NorD, giving the protein MEEWVGRIWHKFIVQKSHTEFDHARIEFDEIKKSAGVVFRALGGAPTKRVEAAVPRDYYARRKLLDKISGTKQQISLAWQDETSLRLPQSIAIFDTPQLNKELYLWLVALAAHSPNYFTHWAKDNQAVVTKILAKFPALRPRYRRLATAVLKLRQPVDTLPKSLQPLEQAVIQAIIHPESIIDFPVANYAPQAIYLWLYPNENIKANPFKAAEVDCNEEQFSSLMTHQESQQARKKSERIDEDDTKDSLMVFRLENLFSWSEFSRVNRAEDDTEDDDAQRVAEDLDIITVAKGSRQKTAKLKLDLDLPSAIEDDLPLGKGITLPEWDYKSNQLIPERCLLQPMLPKDSKPLALPASLTTASKKIRQQFQQLQSIKNWQKAQSTGDEIDLTAWLDFHIDSKTSMARDTGLYLRFQNCQRDISTLLLSDLSMSTDAYINNEYRVIDVIKDSMLLFSEALAAVGDPFAVYGFSSVKRHHVRFTLLKNFAESYNDHIRGRILSLRPGFYTRMGAAIRQASNILAEQNQHRKLLLILTDGKPNDIDNYDGRHGIEDTRQAIIAARRLGLVPFCITIDQKADQYLPYIFGSNGFTVIFDPSQLPTKLPQLYHQLTQSSC; this is encoded by the coding sequence ATGGAAGAATGGGTTGGTCGTATTTGGCATAAGTTCATAGTGCAAAAGAGCCACACAGAATTTGATCATGCCCGGATTGAGTTCGATGAGATCAAAAAATCCGCTGGGGTGGTCTTTCGAGCGCTAGGAGGGGCACCGACTAAACGCGTCGAAGCAGCAGTACCTCGTGACTATTACGCTCGCAGAAAACTACTCGATAAGATTTCAGGTACCAAGCAACAGATCAGCCTTGCTTGGCAAGATGAAACCAGCCTACGGCTGCCACAATCTATTGCCATTTTTGATACACCACAACTCAACAAAGAACTTTACCTCTGGCTAGTGGCACTCGCCGCTCATAGCCCTAACTATTTCACTCACTGGGCCAAAGACAATCAAGCCGTAGTGACTAAAATATTAGCTAAATTCCCAGCGTTAAGACCGCGCTATCGACGACTCGCAACAGCGGTACTCAAGCTACGTCAACCAGTAGATACATTACCCAAGTCTTTACAACCGCTCGAACAAGCAGTCATTCAGGCGATAATTCATCCTGAAAGCATCATTGATTTTCCGGTGGCCAACTATGCCCCTCAAGCTATTTATCTCTGGCTATACCCCAATGAAAATATCAAGGCCAATCCGTTCAAAGCGGCAGAGGTTGATTGTAATGAGGAGCAATTTTCATCATTGATGACTCATCAGGAAAGCCAGCAAGCTAGAAAAAAATCAGAGCGAATTGATGAAGATGACACCAAAGATAGTTTGATGGTATTTCGCTTAGAAAACTTATTTTCTTGGAGCGAGTTTTCTCGAGTGAATCGCGCGGAAGACGACACTGAAGATGATGACGCTCAACGAGTCGCTGAGGATCTTGATATCATTACGGTAGCAAAGGGGTCGCGGCAAAAGACCGCAAAACTTAAGCTAGATCTCGATTTACCCTCTGCAATTGAAGACGACTTACCGCTGGGAAAAGGCATCACGTTGCCAGAGTGGGACTATAAATCCAATCAATTAATACCCGAGCGCTGCTTGTTGCAACCTATGTTACCTAAAGACAGCAAGCCCCTCGCCTTGCCAGCATCATTAACCACTGCTTCCAAGAAAATCCGTCAACAATTCCAGCAGTTACAAAGTATCAAAAATTGGCAAAAAGCTCAGTCGACTGGTGATGAGATTGATTTAACCGCTTGGCTAGATTTCCATATTGATAGTAAAACATCGATGGCGCGTGATACTGGGCTCTACCTCCGATTTCAGAACTGCCAACGTGATATCAGCACCCTGTTACTATCCGATCTTTCCATGTCTACAGATGCCTATATCAATAATGAGTACAGGGTAATTGATGTCATCAAAGACAGTATGTTGCTATTTAGTGAGGCCTTAGCGGCAGTGGGAGACCCTTTTGCTGTTTATGGCTTTTCATCGGTAAAGCGCCATCATGTCAGGTTCACGTTGTTGAAGAATTTTGCCGAATCTTATAATGACCATATACGCGGCCGCATACTCAGCCTACGTCCAGGGTTTTATACCCGCATGGGAGCGGCGATTCGCCAAGCCAGCAACATTTTGGCCGAGCAAAACCAACATCGAAAACTATTGCTTATTTTGACCGATGGCAAACCAAATGATATCGATAATTACGACGGAAGACATGGCATTGAAGATACCCGGCAAGCCATCATTGCCGCCCGCCGCCTCGGACTTGTGCCATTTTGCATCACCATAGATCAAAAAGCCGACCAGTATCTGCCTTATATATTTGGAAGCAATGGCTTTACTGTTATTTTCGACCCAAGCCAATTACCCACTAAGCTGCCCCAGTTGTATCACCAACTCACCCAGTCTTCTTGCTAG
- a CDS encoding DUF2913 family protein — protein MNSTLLLDITTHALLHIEFCNLDKKLTIADRNVKLNQFLKRAIKSNRYKRIKKNIKQWLTVAKLNDGLESLLLSEQMKLIENCSTDMHRFVELISMVESQLTTKVQFANARELDLQARFGQVLVCVIESDLQAIFDEEGLMIKTTQILFIGSPEYKDIFSEQIDKSDHFQSVLAYEDETHLRVELCRL, from the coding sequence ATGAACTCAACGCTTCTTCTTGATATAACGACTCATGCTTTATTGCACATTGAATTTTGTAACCTTGATAAAAAACTAACCATTGCCGATCGAAACGTTAAACTAAATCAGTTTCTTAAGCGCGCTATTAAATCCAATCGTTACAAACGCATTAAAAAGAACATTAAGCAGTGGTTAACGGTTGCCAAACTTAACGACGGACTGGAATCGTTACTCTTGTCTGAACAGATGAAACTTATCGAAAATTGTTCGACTGATATGCACCGCTTTGTTGAACTGATCAGCATGGTCGAATCTCAGCTAACCACGAAGGTTCAGTTTGCTAATGCACGTGAACTTGATTTACAGGCGCGGTTTGGTCAAGTACTCGTCTGTGTGATTGAATCTGACCTACAAGCCATTTTCGATGAGGAAGGATTGATGATCAAAACAACTCAAATATTATTTATCGGTTCGCCAGAGTATAAAGATATATTTTCAGAACAAATCGATAAAAGCGATCATTTTCAATCAGTACTTGCTTATGAAGACGAAACGCATTTACGAGTTGAACTTTGTCGATTGTAA
- a CDS encoding LysR substrate-binding domain-containing protein: MLEQPSEILRVPLSIDFATIYLAHLLPEFTRCYPDISFDFDLMPRNSDIISESYYVAIRVREQKSSNLIARKLASVNRYLYASPHYLERFGEPKDLVNHQCFNIMKPSH, encoded by the coding sequence ATACTAGAACAACCTAGTGAGATTTTACGAGTGCCATTATCTATCGATTTTGCAACAATTTATCTTGCCCACTTATTACCTGAATTTACTAGATGTTATCCAGATATTTCGTTTGATTTTGACCTTATGCCACGAAATTCGGATATAATATCTGAGTCATATTATGTGGCAATTAGGGTCAGAGAACAAAAAAGTTCTAACCTCATAGCTCGTAAACTAGCGAGCGTCAACAGATACTTATATGCATCACCACATTATCTGGAGCGCTTTGGAGAACCAAAAGACTTAGTCAATCACCAATGCTTTAATATTATGAAACCTAGTCATTAG
- a CDS encoding GNAT family N-acetyltransferase: MIKIEKFSEEYAEQALALKVSDEQLKFVGTVQEIFENMPETGHKHVVLVGDEVVGLFAIDTVYSENYDFCSKGALGLRAFFIDSRHQGKGYGKSSVAALKPYLQQAYSQYSKIYLTVNCKNPSAYRCYLKSGFTDIDDLYLGGAAGPQYIMLMETA, from the coding sequence GTGATAAAAATTGAAAAATTCTCTGAAGAATATGCTGAACAAGCCTTAGCGCTCAAGGTGTCAGATGAACAGTTGAAGTTTGTTGGAACTGTTCAAGAAATATTCGAAAATATGCCAGAAACAGGGCATAAGCATGTAGTGCTGGTTGGTGATGAAGTTGTAGGCCTTTTTGCGATAGATACAGTCTATTCAGAGAATTATGATTTTTGTTCGAAAGGAGCTTTGGGTTTAAGGGCGTTTTTTATCGATAGTCGACATCAAGGTAAAGGTTATGGTAAATCCTCTGTTGCTGCTCTTAAGCCATACCTTCAACAAGCTTATTCTCAATACAGCAAAATATATCTTACCGTTAACTGTAAAAACCCTTCGGCTTATCGATGTTACTTAAAAAGTGGGTTTACTGATATTGACGATTTGTACCTTGGTGGGGCTGCTGGGCCGCAGTATATAATGCTGATGGAAACGGCATAA
- a CDS encoding cbb3-type cytochrome c oxidase subunit I — MSTLKFQSQSVATPYFIFALILFTGQIIFGLVMGLQYVVGDFLAGTIPFNVARMVHTNLLIVWLLFGFMGAAYFLVPEESETELYSPKLAIVLFWVFAAAGTLTILGYLLVPYSTLAQITGNEYFPTMGREFLEQPTITKIGIVIVCLGFLFNIGMTILRGRKTVINIVLITGLIGLAVFFLFSFYNPDNIAMDKLFWWFVVHLWVEGVWELIMGAILAFILIKITGVDREIIEKWLYVIIAMALISGLLGTGHHFFWLATPGYWQWIGSVFSALEPLPFFAMVLYAFNMVNNRRREHPNKAATLWALGTAVMAFLGAGVWGFLHTLAPVNFYTHGTQITAAHGHMAFYGAYVMIVLTIISYAMPKLRGVGEASSNKAQVIEMWGFWLMTVAMVFITLFLTGAGILQVWLQRLPESGEALNFMATQDKLSIFYWAREAAGVVFLIGLITYLSNFLVDKKAVK, encoded by the coding sequence ATGAGTACTTTAAAATTCCAATCACAATCAGTGGCAACACCCTACTTTATTTTTGCTTTGATCTTGTTTACTGGGCAAATTATCTTTGGTCTCGTAATGGGACTTCAATACGTTGTCGGAGACTTCCTCGCGGGGACGATCCCTTTCAATGTGGCCCGTATGGTCCACACTAATTTGCTTATTGTTTGGTTATTATTTGGCTTTATGGGCGCCGCCTACTTCCTTGTGCCGGAAGAGTCTGAAACTGAGTTATACAGCCCTAAGTTAGCCATTGTGTTGTTTTGGGTATTTGCCGCAGCCGGAACATTAACCATATTAGGTTACCTATTGGTACCCTACTCTACCCTTGCCCAAATAACCGGTAATGAATATTTCCCCACTATGGGGCGGGAGTTTTTAGAGCAACCGACCATTACTAAAATCGGCATTGTTATTGTCTGTCTTGGGTTTCTGTTTAATATTGGTATGACGATACTGCGAGGCCGAAAGACCGTCATCAATATAGTGCTGATCACTGGCCTCATTGGTCTCGCGGTATTCTTCCTATTCTCATTCTATAACCCTGACAATATTGCTATGGATAAGCTTTTTTGGTGGTTTGTTGTCCATCTTTGGGTTGAAGGTGTGTGGGAATTGATTATGGGTGCCATCTTGGCCTTTATTCTGATCAAGATTACCGGCGTCGATAGAGAGATCATTGAAAAGTGGCTCTACGTCATTATTGCGATGGCACTGATCTCTGGCTTGTTGGGGACGGGGCACCACTTTTTTTGGTTAGCGACTCCGGGATACTGGCAGTGGATAGGCTCGGTCTTCTCAGCCCTTGAGCCCTTGCCCTTTTTTGCTATGGTGCTGTACGCATTCAATATGGTCAATAATCGCCGCCGCGAGCACCCCAATAAGGCAGCCACACTTTGGGCGTTGGGCACTGCGGTGATGGCATTCTTAGGGGCCGGTGTTTGGGGGTTCTTACATACCTTGGCACCCGTCAACTTCTACACTCACGGTACACAAATCACGGCAGCGCATGGTCACATGGCCTTTTATGGGGCTTATGTAATGATTGTTCTCACTATCATTTCATACGCTATGCCCAAGTTACGAGGTGTTGGCGAGGCATCAAGTAATAAGGCTCAAGTGATTGAAATGTGGGGATTCTGGTTAATGACTGTTGCCATGGTCTTTATCACCCTATTTTTAACTGGCGCCGGAATTTTGCAGGTCTGGTTACAGCGTCTCCCCGAAAGTGGTGAGGCACTTAACTTTATGGCAACCCAAGATAAACTCTCTATTTTCTATTGGGCACGAGAAGCCGCAGGCGTCGTATTCTTAATCGGCCTGATCACCTATCTATCCAACTTCCTTGTCGACAAGAAGGCAGTTAAATGA
- a CDS encoding SDR family oxidoreductase, with product MKQEKTTYIIIGGTSGIGEAVAKHFDNGNNIVHVASRKVGLDISDEKAVHCYFESIGPFDHLVVTAGSYAPVGKVTDVAIDDAKKAFETKFWGTINVAKHAARYMTPNGSITLTTGMLSRKVVANTYTKTAINAALEAVTKVLAKELSPIRVNAVSPGLTMTTAYNNMDETAREAMYENAKRNLPAGKVGEASDIAMAYVMAITNQYMTGSIIDVDGGALVN from the coding sequence ATGAAACAGGAAAAAACAACGTACATCATCATTGGCGGCACATCAGGTATCGGGGAAGCCGTCGCGAAACACTTCGATAATGGCAATAACATTGTCCACGTTGCAAGCCGAAAAGTAGGGTTAGATATCAGTGACGAAAAAGCGGTGCATTGTTACTTTGAATCCATAGGCCCTTTCGATCACCTTGTTGTTACAGCAGGCTCATACGCTCCTGTCGGAAAGGTGACAGATGTCGCCATTGATGATGCAAAAAAAGCATTTGAGACCAAATTCTGGGGAACAATTAATGTCGCGAAGCATGCAGCTCGTTACATGACACCGAATGGTTCTATCACGCTAACAACGGGAATGCTTTCACGCAAAGTGGTTGCCAACACTTACACAAAAACAGCCATTAATGCGGCTTTAGAAGCCGTGACGAAGGTGCTCGCCAAAGAGCTGTCACCTATTCGCGTTAACGCTGTCAGCCCTGGTCTCACAATGACCACTGCCTATAACAACATGGATGAAACAGCGCGTGAAGCCATGTATGAAAACGCAAAACGGAATTTACCCGCAGGTAAAGTTGGCGAGGCGTCAGATATTGCGATGGCTTACGTCATGGCAATCACGAATCAATACATGACAGGCTCAATTATCGATGTCGATGGTGGCGCTTTAGTCAACTAA
- a CDS encoding c-type cytochrome, whose protein sequence is MSDTFTKGMARNIYYGGSVFFLLLFAALTMHTTIEMPKSDHRENLTESVARGKTVWEDNNCIGCHTLVGEGAYYAPELGNVYFRRGGGNLAAFKGFMQGWMRIQPLGVPGRRQMPQFNLTGQQVDDLAEFLKFTAEMDVNSWPPNIEG, encoded by the coding sequence ATGTCAGACACTTTTACGAAAGGCATGGCTCGAAATATCTATTATGGCGGTAGTGTTTTTTTCTTACTGTTGTTTGCCGCACTCACCATGCATACCACGATAGAAATGCCCAAATCTGACCATCGCGAAAACCTCACTGAATCAGTCGCAAGAGGTAAAACGGTATGGGAAGACAATAATTGTATCGGTTGCCATACGCTCGTAGGAGAAGGCGCCTATTATGCCCCTGAGCTGGGTAATGTTTACTTTCGTCGTGGGGGCGGCAATCTCGCTGCATTTAAAGGCTTTATGCAAGGTTGGATGAGAATTCAACCACTTGGTGTGCCGGGGCGTCGCCAAATGCCTCAATTTAATTTGACGGGGCAACAAGTTGATGATTTAGCAGAGTTCTTAAAGTTCACAGCTGAAATGGATGTTAACAGTTGGCCACCGAATATTGAGGGGTAA
- a CDS encoding MFS transporter: MNKEKMPFQVWILTLAAFAIGTAEFVIAGILPQIATSLSITEGQAGYLISAYALAIVIGGPILTIYLARFNKKVVLTGLMALFIIGNILSALAPTYNLLLVSRVIAGLVQGPFYGIGAVVATNLVSEKMAGRAVGQMFAGLTLANVLGVPAGTWISLQFGWHNTFFTVAAFGAVAMVSILTSIKSTGHGEAKNIKTQLMAFKNPMLLISLAITALSWSGFMTLYGYLAPIAMHTTGYGEEAVTWILVIVGAGLIIGNILGGRSSDKNLGKASMFWAVAMIISLVAVGLVVDNKILFVVAAFIFGIASFANVPAMQLRVMNHGGEGQELAATANISAFNLANAFGGFLGGMVLDSQLGAGMIPFAAVIVPIIGLLFIAKVNKREKTQGKLATDFN; encoded by the coding sequence ATGAATAAAGAAAAAATGCCGTTTCAGGTCTGGATTTTAACACTCGCAGCATTCGCCATCGGCACCGCTGAGTTTGTTATTGCGGGTATTCTTCCTCAGATAGCAACGTCACTCTCTATTACTGAAGGTCAGGCTGGTTACTTAATCAGTGCTTACGCATTAGCCATTGTTATCGGCGGTCCAATCTTAACCATTTATTTAGCCCGTTTTAATAAGAAAGTTGTACTAACAGGATTAATGGCACTGTTTATTATCGGTAATATACTGTCAGCGTTGGCACCCACCTATAACTTACTATTGGTTAGCCGCGTTATTGCAGGTCTTGTGCAAGGTCCATTTTATGGCATTGGCGCTGTTGTCGCGACCAATTTGGTATCAGAGAAAATGGCAGGTCGTGCTGTTGGGCAGATGTTCGCAGGTCTGACTCTTGCTAATGTACTGGGTGTTCCTGCTGGCACGTGGATCAGCTTGCAGTTCGGATGGCACAACACATTCTTTACTGTAGCCGCATTCGGTGCTGTCGCAATGGTTTCAATTCTAACGTCTATCAAATCAACGGGTCATGGTGAAGCAAAGAACATTAAAACCCAGCTTATGGCCTTCAAAAATCCAATGCTATTAATTAGCTTAGCGATTACCGCTTTATCATGGTCTGGCTTCATGACGCTATATGGCTACCTTGCTCCTATCGCTATGCACACGACGGGTTACGGTGAAGAAGCCGTTACTTGGATCCTCGTTATTGTTGGAGCTGGTTTAATCATTGGTAATATACTGGGTGGTCGTTCTTCCGACAAAAATCTTGGCAAAGCCTCCATGTTCTGGGCTGTTGCAATGATTATCTCACTGGTTGCCGTCGGTCTGGTCGTTGATAACAAGATTTTGTTTGTAGTCGCCGCTTTTATATTCGGTATTGCATCGTTTGCAAACGTACCCGCAATGCAACTTCGAGTGATGAATCATGGTGGTGAAGGTCAGGAGCTTGCCGCAACCGCGAACATTTCAGCCTTTAACTTAGCAAATGCGTTTGGTGGATTCCTCGGCGGCATGGTGCTTGATAGCCAACTCGGCGCTGGCATGATCCCTTTCGCGGCAGTCATTGTTCCAATAATTGGCTTACTGTTTATCGCTAAAGTAAACAAACGTGAAAAAACACAAGGTAAATTAGCAACCGACTTTAACTAA